The Terriglobia bacterium genome includes a region encoding these proteins:
- a CDS encoding hydrolase, translated as MAIQTGMIETVHDPAEIARRHLQAEQCALVVVDIQEKLLPPIFEKDRLLRNAQLLLRLAKILDLPVMAATQYTKGLGPVVPEIASLLPTKPHDKMEFNCFGADAFCDAVKSMPRNRNTLLLCGMETHICVMQTALEALNRGYLVHVASDAVSSRAEWNWKVGLRRMEAAGAVISSTEMIIYELLHNSGTAAFKEMLKHLK; from the coding sequence ATGGCAATTCAAACTGGCATGATCGAAACCGTGCACGATCCGGCGGAAATCGCGCGCCGCCATTTGCAGGCGGAACAATGTGCCCTGGTGGTGGTGGACATCCAGGAAAAGCTGCTGCCCCCGATCTTTGAGAAAGACCGCCTGCTGCGTAACGCGCAACTGCTGCTGCGGCTGGCGAAGATCCTCGACCTGCCCGTGATGGCGGCCACGCAGTACACCAAGGGCCTGGGCCCGGTGGTGCCGGAGATCGCTTCCCTGCTGCCCACCAAACCCCACGACAAAATGGAGTTCAATTGTTTTGGCGCCGATGCCTTCTGCGACGCCGTCAAGTCCATGCCCCGCAACCGCAACACGCTGCTGCTGTGTGGCATGGAAACCCACATCTGCGTGATGCAAACGGCGCTGGAAGCGCTGAATCGCGGCTACCTGGTGCACGTCGCATCCGACGCGGTCAGTTCGCGCGCCGAGTGGAACTGGAAGGTCGGGCTGCGACGCATGGAAGCGGCCGGGGCGGTGATCTCGTCCACCGAGATGATCATCTACGAGCTGCTGCACAACTCAGGAACGGCGGCCTTCAAGGAAATGCTCAAGCACCTGAAGTGA
- a CDS encoding cupin domain-containing protein translates to MRNTRFAVAAALLLVAVVAAFAMYAQTSQAPAAVKRNIVLKQDMTIPGHEAVMALVELPPGSAEGRHTHPAEVYVFVLQGTILQQFEGKPDVTLKAGDHFYVAPGQIHQAINKGSDTAKLAAVFVAEKGKPLTTKAE, encoded by the coding sequence ATGAGAAACACTCGTTTCGCGGTTGCCGCAGCTCTCTTGCTGGTGGCGGTCGTCGCCGCCTTTGCCATGTACGCGCAGACCAGCCAAGCGCCTGCCGCTGTCAAACGCAACATCGTCCTCAAGCAGGACATGACCATCCCGGGCCATGAAGCGGTGATGGCCCTGGTCGAATTGCCTCCCGGCAGCGCCGAGGGCCGGCACACGCACCCGGCCGAAGTGTACGTATTCGTGCTGCAAGGCACCATCCTGCAGCAGTTCGAAGGCAAGCCCGACGTGACCCTGAAAGCCGGCGACCACTTCTACGTTGCTCCCGGCCAGATCCATCAGGCGATCAACAAAGGCAGCGACACCGCGAAGCTGGCGGCCGTGTTCGTTGCCGAGAAAGGCAAACCACTGACCACCAAAGCTGAATAG
- the typA gene encoding translational GTPase TypA: protein MRAGWLRFNKFACEAAEGSQQVKDYILSIRNIAIIAHVDHGKTTLVDAMLRQSGVFRANQELVDRVMDSNELERERGITILAKNTAVFYHDIKINIVDTPGHSDFGGEVERALKMVDGVMLLVDASEGPLPQTRYVLGKALEAKLPPIVVINKIDRSDARSQEVLNEIYDLFIDLDASEELLDFPVLYTNARLGTASADADTAGQNLQPLFDAIVATIPAPAGEADGPLQILVANLDYSDYLGRLAIARVFNGTLRTGEDVGIAKLDGSLQKVRITKLFSFNGLERVDITQTELGDIVAVAGVTGITIGETITGAENPTPLANIAIDEPTIAMQFTVNTSPFAGLDGQYVTSRNLRERLEKELLTNVSIRVEETGSTDSFKVMGRGELQLSILIETMRREGYELMAGKPEIVTRNVNGKLMEPVERLTVDIPEEFVGVVMEKLGMRKSEIQKMHNHGYGRVRMEFRVPSRGLIGLRSELLTDTRGTVVMNSLFDGHIEWQGEIPHRLTGALVADRAGATTAYALWNLQERGELFVGPGVEVYEGMIIGENSRDKDLDVNCVREKKLTNMRSSTADEAIRLVPFRTLNLEQAIEFVADDEYVEVTPKSLRLRKKVLQANRRPRKDALPIGVPSQE from the coding sequence ATGCGAGCCGGCTGGCTGCGATTCAACAAATTCGCTTGCGAGGCGGCGGAAGGCTCGCAACAGGTTAAGGACTACATCTTGAGTATTCGCAATATCGCCATCATCGCCCACGTCGACCACGGCAAGACCACGCTGGTGGACGCCATGCTCCGCCAGAGCGGCGTGTTTCGCGCCAACCAGGAGTTGGTGGACCGCGTCATGGATTCCAACGAGCTGGAGCGCGAGCGCGGCATTACCATCCTGGCCAAGAATACGGCCGTTTTTTACCACGACATCAAGATCAACATCGTGGACACGCCCGGCCACAGCGATTTCGGCGGCGAGGTGGAACGCGCGCTCAAGATGGTGGACGGCGTCATGCTCCTGGTGGACGCCAGCGAGGGCCCGCTGCCGCAAACCCGCTATGTGCTGGGCAAGGCGCTGGAAGCCAAGCTGCCGCCGATCGTCGTGATCAACAAGATTGACCGCTCCGACGCGCGTTCCCAGGAAGTGCTGAACGAAATTTACGACCTGTTCATCGATCTCGACGCCTCCGAGGAACTGCTCGATTTTCCGGTTCTGTATACCAATGCCAGGCTGGGCACGGCGTCGGCGGACGCGGACACCGCCGGTCAGAATCTGCAGCCGCTGTTCGATGCCATCGTGGCGACCATTCCTGCGCCCGCCGGCGAGGCCGATGGCCCGCTGCAGATCCTGGTGGCGAATCTTGATTACAGCGATTACCTCGGGCGGTTGGCCATCGCGCGCGTCTTCAACGGCACGCTGCGCACCGGCGAGGATGTCGGCATTGCCAAGCTCGACGGCTCCCTGCAGAAAGTGCGGATCACCAAGCTGTTTTCCTTCAACGGGCTCGAGCGCGTCGACATTACGCAAACCGAACTGGGTGACATCGTTGCGGTCGCGGGCGTCACCGGCATCACCATCGGCGAGACCATCACCGGCGCAGAAAATCCCACCCCGCTGGCCAACATCGCGATTGATGAGCCCACCATCGCCATGCAGTTCACGGTGAACACCTCGCCGTTCGCCGGCCTCGACGGGCAGTACGTCACCTCGCGCAACCTGCGCGAGCGCCTGGAGAAGGAGTTGCTCACCAACGTTTCCATCCGCGTCGAGGAAACCGGCAGCACCGATTCCTTCAAAGTCATGGGCCGCGGCGAGCTGCAGCTTTCCATCTTGATCGAAACCATGCGCCGCGAGGGCTATGAGCTGATGGCCGGCAAGCCCGAGATCGTGACCAGGAACGTGAACGGCAAGCTGATGGAGCCGGTGGAGCGGCTGACGGTGGACATTCCCGAGGAGTTCGTCGGCGTGGTCATGGAAAAGCTCGGCATGCGGAAATCCGAGATTCAGAAGATGCACAATCACGGCTACGGGCGCGTGCGCATGGAATTCCGCGTGCCCAGCCGCGGGCTCATCGGGTTGCGCAGCGAACTGCTCACCGACACGCGCGGCACCGTGGTCATGAACTCGCTGTTCGACGGCCACATCGAGTGGCAGGGCGAGATCCCGCACCGGCTGACCGGCGCGCTGGTCGCCGACCGCGCCGGCGCCACCACCGCCTACGCGCTTTGGAACCTGCAGGAGCGCGGCGAACTGTTCGTCGGGCCGGGCGTGGAAGTGTACGAGGGCATGATCATCGGCGAAAACTCGCGCGACAAGGATCTCGACGTCAACTGCGTGCGCGAGAAAAAGCTGACCAACATGCGCTCTTCCACCGCCGACGAGGCCATCCGCCTGGTGCCGTTCCGCACCCTCAACCTGGAGCAGGCGATCGAGTTCGTGGCCGACGACGAATATGTCGAGGTCACGCCGAAATCGCTGCGCCTGCGCAAGAAGGTACTACAGGCCAACCGTCGCCCGCGCAAGGACGCGCTCCCCATCGGCGTTCCCAGCCAGGAATAG
- a CDS encoding glycosyltransferase, giving the protein MRVLITNCVLERPTGTEIVVCDLARELCSRGHEVTVYSPRLGVIAERARTAGARLTSDLAEVSEPEVVHGHHHLNTVTALLRFPRTCGIFACHDAASWRDAAPLFPRILRYVAVDLTCRDRLVADGVDPKRISIIPNAVDLKRFRVRGPLPVRPRRALVFSNYVTEGRYLELVRSVCRSAGILVDVAGRGVGRQCDAPEDLLGQYDLVFAKGRCALEAVALGCAVILIDPGAMGGMVTSINFAGLKLLNCGRRALTRPIHAESLAAEISHYDSSDAHAVSQLVRAGSALDTVIHEWMDLYAEVMELSQSMTYDPAAELVWMSDYLRTWGWDSRIAWEKAQLRKIYDLRWIGPLLERWTDKRLRRLAGRAAPSLHGN; this is encoded by the coding sequence GTGAGGGTGCTCATCACCAATTGCGTGCTGGAGCGGCCCACCGGCACGGAAATTGTGGTCTGCGATCTGGCCCGCGAGCTGTGTTCGCGCGGACATGAGGTCACGGTTTATTCGCCTCGGCTCGGAGTCATCGCCGAACGAGCGCGAACCGCGGGTGCGCGCCTCACCTCCGACCTTGCGGAGGTCTCCGAGCCCGAGGTGGTTCACGGCCATCACCACCTCAACACCGTGACCGCGCTGTTGCGTTTTCCGCGGACCTGTGGAATTTTTGCCTGCCATGACGCGGCGAGCTGGCGTGACGCTGCACCACTATTTCCGCGCATCCTGCGCTATGTCGCAGTCGATCTGACATGCCGCGATCGATTGGTGGCCGACGGAGTCGATCCCAAGCGGATCTCCATTATTCCGAATGCAGTGGACCTGAAGCGTTTTCGCGTGCGCGGCCCTCTTCCGGTACGTCCGCGCCGCGCGCTGGTGTTCAGCAACTACGTGACTGAGGGCCGTTACCTGGAACTGGTTCGCAGCGTTTGCCGCAGTGCGGGCATCCTTGTGGACGTTGCCGGCAGGGGCGTCGGGCGCCAGTGCGACGCGCCGGAGGATTTGCTGGGTCAATACGACCTCGTCTTCGCCAAAGGCCGCTGCGCGTTGGAAGCCGTGGCCCTCGGTTGCGCGGTCATTCTGATTGATCCAGGCGCGATGGGCGGGATGGTGACGAGCATCAATTTCGCCGGACTGAAACTGCTGAATTGTGGCCGGCGGGCGCTGACGCGGCCCATCCATGCCGAATCGCTGGCGGCGGAGATCTCGCATTACGATTCCTCCGATGCTCACGCTGTCTCCCAGCTCGTGCGCGCTGGGTCCGCGCTCGATACCGTCATCCACGAATGGATGGATCTGTACGCCGAGGTGATGGAACTCAGCCAGTCGATGACCTACGATCCCGCCGCAGAACTGGTGTGGATGTCCGATTATCTGCGCACCTGGGGATGGGATTCGCGCATCGCTTGGGAAAAAGCCCAACTACGAAAAATCTATGACCTGCGTTGGATCGGCCCCTTGCTTGAGCGTTGGACTGACAAAAGGCTTCGGCGATTAGCGGGCCGCGCCGCTCCATCGCTGCACGGCAACTGA
- a CDS encoding class I SAM-dependent methyltransferase, which translates to MRAKVELASAGKFLGVPTENFEGAGREQFIYLLRAGLTPAAKVVDVGCGVLRGGYWLIHFLDAGCYCGIEPHKERLQIGTDHILEPEIIKLKQPRFDTNPNFDTSVFGEKFDFFVAYSIWTHASKPQIATMLDAFVRDSKENGVLLATYYPSSWRHADYKGDHWVGTSHESETPGCIRHSSRWIKAECKNRDLQVSRFGQDEAHGQCWLAIRRNSAPARGLGRGKLRRWRRYLANRCGIWYCTFQTAFRRTGKLVCGGRSE; encoded by the coding sequence ATGAGGGCAAAGGTGGAGTTAGCGAGCGCGGGAAAGTTTCTGGGCGTTCCGACTGAGAACTTTGAAGGCGCCGGCAGGGAGCAATTCATTTACCTGTTGCGGGCCGGCCTGACTCCCGCCGCCAAGGTCGTGGATGTGGGTTGTGGAGTTCTGCGGGGTGGTTACTGGCTGATTCATTTTCTCGATGCAGGATGCTATTGCGGAATCGAGCCGCACAAAGAACGCCTGCAAATCGGCACGGACCACATCCTGGAGCCGGAAATCATCAAGCTCAAGCAGCCGCGTTTTGACACTAACCCGAATTTCGACACCTCGGTCTTCGGCGAGAAGTTCGACTTTTTCGTGGCGTACTCCATCTGGACGCACGCGTCCAAGCCGCAGATCGCGACCATGCTGGACGCGTTCGTCAGAGATTCGAAAGAGAATGGTGTTCTTCTGGCCACTTATTACCCGTCAAGCTGGAGGCACGCTGACTACAAAGGCGATCACTGGGTAGGTACGAGCCACGAGTCCGAGACGCCCGGCTGCATTCGCCACAGCTCCCGGTGGATTAAGGCCGAGTGCAAGAACCGAGACCTGCAAGTGAGCAGGTTCGGACAAGACGAGGCGCATGGCCAATGTTGGCTTGCGATCCGCCGAAATTCAGCGCCGGCCCGTGGGCTTGGGCGCGGCAAGTTGCGCCGCTGGCGACGCTACCTAGCAAATCGCTGCGGGATTTGGTACTGCACCTTCCAGACTGCTTTTCGGAGAACAGGAAAGTTGGTTTGCGGCGGAAGATCAGAGTAG
- a CDS encoding trehalose-6-phosphate synthase gives MRIVARLIGCLVLCVLLVSVFSSYYQAERERLVLRQELEHRADALAESLQPRVESMLHRGDKAGIQRLAVQFANQKQLAGLAVYGESGGPVAISASLVGQIAGRPETLAKAMHEDMPQGAFLRLNGHPVHFRAIPLHEDDHVAGGLLVVHDAAYIVAARWQAWRDMSWRVLAQVLLIILTTVIMFERSVVKPIARTAAWMRELRHGRNPGASGLAGSDDVLKPLANEAHNFARSLAEARASAEREARMRETAESSWTAERLAVSLRTRLQGSRLFVISNREPYMHTRKGNLLQTMVPASGLVTALEPILRACDGTWIAHGSGDADQETVDANQCVRVPPEDPHYTLRRVWLTKEEEERYYYGFSNEGLWPLCHIAHTRPTFRAADFEEYQRVNQKFADALWDEMRGVEQPIVVVQDYHFALLPRMIKQRRPDARVGVFWHIPWPNPEAFGICPWQAELLDGLLGADLVGFHIQAHCDNFLETVDRVLESRIEWDRRNVNRGEHMTMVRPFPISIVMPPVTEQEEKPNPHQQQAELLQEIGVDALYIGLGVDRMDYTKGIVERMLAVERFLEKYPQNQGRFSFVQIGAPSRTHIQRYHDFMGEVAATAERINRRFRSGKWQPIILRDRHHTHAELERFYRAADVCLVTSLHDGMNLVAKEYIASRDDDEGVLVLSPFTGAARELPDALIVNPYDTEKLADAIYQALEMEGTERRARMRRMRQVVRQHNVYRWAANLIGELCDVRLDLAAPPRKPALAAGVAQGVAPEVVVEKLPDQLRHSGAMSGSGNQGGVSLDLR, from the coding sequence ATGCGTATTGTGGCGCGGCTGATCGGCTGCCTGGTGCTCTGCGTTCTGCTGGTGTCGGTGTTCTCGTCGTACTACCAGGCGGAGCGGGAGAGGTTGGTGCTGCGCCAGGAACTGGAGCATCGCGCCGATGCACTGGCGGAGAGCCTGCAGCCGCGGGTCGAATCCATGTTGCACCGCGGCGACAAGGCCGGCATTCAGCGGCTGGCCGTGCAATTTGCCAACCAGAAGCAACTCGCCGGACTTGCGGTGTACGGCGAAAGCGGCGGCCCGGTAGCGATCTCGGCATCGTTGGTGGGGCAGATTGCGGGGCGGCCCGAAACGCTTGCGAAGGCCATGCATGAAGACATGCCGCAGGGAGCATTCTTGCGCCTCAACGGCCATCCGGTCCACTTCCGCGCTATCCCCCTCCACGAAGATGACCATGTCGCGGGTGGTTTGCTGGTGGTGCACGACGCCGCTTACATCGTCGCCGCGCGATGGCAGGCGTGGCGGGACATGTCGTGGCGCGTCCTGGCGCAGGTGCTCCTGATCATCCTGACCACGGTGATCATGTTCGAGCGCAGCGTGGTGAAACCCATTGCGCGTACCGCGGCCTGGATGCGCGAACTGCGCCACGGACGCAATCCCGGCGCGTCCGGCCTGGCCGGCTCCGATGATGTTCTGAAACCCCTCGCCAACGAGGCGCATAACTTTGCGCGCAGCCTGGCGGAGGCGCGCGCTTCGGCGGAGCGGGAAGCCCGGATGCGCGAAACGGCGGAATCGTCGTGGACGGCGGAGCGCCTGGCGGTCTCGCTGCGCACCCGCTTGCAGGGAAGCCGCCTGTTCGTGATCTCCAACCGCGAGCCCTACATGCACACCCGCAAGGGGAACCTGCTGCAGACGATGGTGCCGGCCAGCGGCCTGGTCACCGCGCTGGAGCCCATCCTGCGCGCCTGCGACGGCACCTGGATCGCCCACGGCAGCGGCGACGCCGACCAGGAGACGGTGGACGCCAACCAATGCGTCCGCGTTCCCCCGGAGGACCCGCATTACACCCTGCGGCGGGTCTGGCTGACGAAAGAGGAGGAAGAACGGTATTACTACGGGTTTTCCAATGAAGGGCTATGGCCGCTTTGTCATATTGCGCACACCCGGCCGACGTTTCGCGCCGCCGATTTTGAGGAGTACCAGCGCGTCAACCAGAAATTCGCCGACGCGCTCTGGGACGAGATGCGCGGCGTGGAGCAACCGATCGTGGTCGTCCAGGATTATCACTTCGCGTTGCTGCCGCGGATGATCAAGCAGCGGCGTCCGGACGCGCGGGTCGGCGTGTTTTGGCACATCCCGTGGCCGAACCCGGAGGCGTTCGGCATTTGTCCGTGGCAAGCCGAGTTGCTCGACGGACTGCTGGGGGCGGACCTGGTCGGGTTCCATATCCAGGCGCATTGCGACAATTTCCTGGAAACCGTGGACCGCGTCCTGGAATCGCGCATCGAGTGGGACCGCAGGAACGTGAATCGCGGCGAGCACATGACCATGGTGCGGCCGTTTCCCATCAGCATTGTGATGCCTCCGGTCACCGAGCAGGAGGAGAAACCCAACCCGCACCAGCAGCAGGCGGAGCTGCTGCAGGAAATCGGCGTGGACGCGCTCTACATCGGTCTCGGCGTGGACCGCATGGATTACACCAAGGGCATCGTGGAACGCATGCTGGCCGTGGAACGGTTCTTGGAGAAGTACCCGCAGAACCAGGGGCGGTTCAGCTTCGTACAGATCGGCGCTCCCAGCCGCACTCATATCCAGCGCTACCACGACTTCATGGGCGAGGTGGCGGCCACGGCGGAGCGCATCAACCGGCGCTTTCGGTCGGGAAAATGGCAGCCGATCATCCTCCGCGACCGCCATCACACCCACGCCGAACTGGAGCGGTTCTACCGCGCCGCCGACGTCTGCCTGGTGACTTCGCTGCACGATGGCATGAACCTGGTGGCCAAGGAATATATCGCGTCACGAGATGACGACGAGGGTGTACTTGTCCTCAGTCCCTTCACCGGGGCGGCGCGCGAGCTGCCCGACGCCCTCATCGTCAACCCCTACGACACCGAGAAGCTGGCCGACGCCATTTACCAGGCGCTGGAGATGGAAGGCACGGAACGGCGGGCGCGCATGCGCCGCATGCGCCAGGTGGTGCGGCAGCACAACGTGTACCGCTGGGCGGCCAACCTGATCGGCGAGTTGTGCGACGTGCGCCTGGATCTGGCCGCTCCGCCGCGAAAGCCGGCGCTAGCCGCGGGTGTGGCGCAGGGCGTAGCGCCCGAGGTCGTTGTCGAGAAGCTGCCCGATCAGCTCCGCCACTCCGGCGCCATGAGCGGAAGCGGTAACCAGGGCGGCGTTTCGCTTGATCTGCGGTAG
- a CDS encoding four helix bundle protein — protein sequence MGAQAEQLKQRTKEFAVRVVRVVEALPRKPSASVIGRQVLRSATSVAANYRAACRSRSRDEFVAKLGIVIEEADETTFWLEMLVDTGLVPPKRMAQLIDEANQLVAIFTASKRTAEAAKSAIDNRQSEMVLP from the coding sequence ATGGGGGCACAAGCCGAGCAGCTGAAGCAAAGGACCAAGGAATTTGCCGTTCGGGTGGTCCGCGTGGTCGAAGCCCTGCCGCGAAAACCCAGCGCCAGTGTCATTGGCCGCCAAGTGCTTAGGTCCGCGACGTCAGTTGCAGCAAACTACCGCGCCGCGTGCCGTTCCCGCTCTCGTGACGAATTTGTCGCAAAACTGGGAATTGTGATCGAAGAAGCGGACGAGACGACTTTCTGGCTCGAAATGCTGGTGGATACCGGCTTGGTGCCGCCCAAGCGCATGGCGCAGCTCATTGACGAAGCAAACCAACTGGTCGCGATCTTTACCGCTTCGAAACGAACGGCGGAGGCGGCAAAATCGGCAATCGACAATCGACAATCGGAAATGGTTTTGCCTTAG
- a CDS encoding OsmC family protein: protein MTMVTASASWTDGERFVGVASSGHAIVVDAAKDKTGPSPMELVLIGLCGCTASDVVGILRKKREPFTRLEVSAEAERAPQPPAVYTSIKLRYRVAGKVSRKSVEDAVRLSKEKYCSVSQMLGKTAKITSEIEVLPG from the coding sequence ATGACAATGGTAACTGCCTCCGCATCGTGGACCGATGGGGAACGATTCGTGGGGGTCGCCAGCAGCGGGCACGCGATTGTCGTGGATGCCGCCAAGGACAAAACCGGACCGAGCCCGATGGAACTGGTGCTCATCGGCCTGTGCGGCTGCACCGCCAGCGATGTCGTCGGCATTCTGCGCAAGAAGCGCGAGCCGTTCACGCGCCTGGAAGTCAGCGCCGAGGCGGAGCGCGCGCCCCAGCCTCCGGCGGTCTACACCTCCATCAAGCTGCGCTACCGCGTCGCCGGCAAAGTCTCGCGCAAGTCGGTCGAGGACGCGGTCCGCCTGTCCAAGGAGAAGTACTGCTCGGTCTCGCAAATGCTGGGCAAGACGGCGAAGATTACGTCGGAGATCGAGGTCCTGCCGGGGTGA
- a CDS encoding glutaredoxin family protein: MEYEDRDVSVDAQAVNDLVHKYQSRSTPTLVIGEEVMIGFDPDRLDELMMGD, encoded by the coding sequence ATCGAGTACGAGGACCGCGATGTGTCGGTGGACGCACAGGCGGTAAACGACTTGGTCCACAAGTACCAGAGCCGCTCGACGCCGACGCTGGTGATCGGCGAAGAGGTGATGATCGGATTCGATCCCGACCGCCTGGACGAGTTGATGATGGGCGACTAG
- a CDS encoding DMT family transporter — protein sequence MKTEIANAESRLPPSGAHAAHPVRGYVFIAAAALCWGISASLGRAAFTGRLVTGQALPPIGPLILAQTRVTLALLVLAPVLLARRRAAGLKMSRADLVRALLIGVLGVAASNYFYYLAIQKTNVATAIILQYTAPVCVLLYMVARGVQKATASRVFSVALAVVGSALAIGAVGTGQFRINPIGVAAGMAAALSFAYYNIFIPPLLKRHDRWKVLLYILIGSALCWLVINPPWRIIAGHYSRAQWAFLAVFSVTSVLLPFSFYIAGLQHLDATRAIVTSCLEPVFSILIAALTLGELVRGVQVVGIVVVLTGTVLVQLSGKEEMVEPIE from the coding sequence GTGAAAACGGAGATCGCAAACGCCGAATCGCGACTGCCGCCCAGTGGCGCTCATGCGGCCCACCCCGTTCGCGGCTACGTGTTCATCGCGGCGGCGGCGTTGTGTTGGGGAATTTCGGCATCGCTGGGAAGGGCAGCGTTCACCGGCCGGCTGGTCACGGGGCAGGCGCTGCCGCCGATCGGACCGCTGATTCTGGCGCAGACGCGCGTCACGCTGGCCTTGCTGGTGCTCGCGCCCGTTCTGCTGGCGCGGCGGCGAGCGGCGGGGCTGAAGATGTCGCGCGCCGACCTAGTGCGCGCACTGCTGATCGGCGTCCTCGGCGTGGCGGCCTCGAATTATTTCTATTACCTCGCGATCCAGAAGACCAACGTCGCCACCGCCATCATCCTGCAATACACCGCGCCGGTGTGCGTACTGCTGTACATGGTGGCGCGGGGCGTGCAGAAGGCGACGGCGTCGCGCGTATTCTCCGTCGCGCTGGCGGTGGTGGGCAGTGCTCTCGCCATCGGCGCCGTGGGCACAGGCCAGTTCCGCATCAATCCGATCGGGGTAGCGGCAGGCATGGCCGCGGCACTGTCATTTGCGTACTACAACATTTTTATTCCGCCGCTGCTCAAGCGGCACGACCGTTGGAAGGTGCTGCTCTACATTCTGATCGGCTCGGCGCTGTGCTGGCTTGTGATCAACCCGCCGTGGCGAATCATCGCCGGGCACTACTCGCGGGCGCAGTGGGCATTTCTGGCGGTGTTCTCGGTGACCTCGGTGCTGCTGCCGTTTTCGTTTTACATTGCAGGATTGCAGCACCTGGATGCCACCCGCGCCATCGTGACCAGTTGCCTGGAGCCGGTGTTCTCCATCCTGATCGCCGCCCTGACGCTGGGCGAACTGGTGCGCGGGGTGCAGGTGGTGGGAATCGTGGTGGTGCTGACGGGCACGGTGCTGGTGCAACTCTCGGGGAAAGAGGAGATGGTGGAGCCGATAGAGTGA
- a CDS encoding MFS transporter, protein MHQSKPWLLDLAPHERCTLIATFGGWALDGMDVMVYSFAIPALITLWHISKGRAGILAAATLIISAVGGWLAGLLADRYGRARVLQITIAWFALFTFLSGFTNSFWQLLVTRGLQGLGFGGEWAVGSVLMGEAIRAQHRGKAVGTVQGGWAVGWGMAAIFYAVLFSALPATLAWRAMFWIGILPALLVFYIRRYVPEPEVYSRTRVELAASGDASRFLEIFSPSLLRVTVLTSLMATGAQGGYYAITTWLPTYLKTARGLSVLNTGAYLLVVIVGSFTGYMVSAWLTDRLGRRRTLILFAVCSLVAVAAYTYLPIGNHVMLVLGFPLGFFASGSFGPMGAFLTELFPSRVRGSGQGFSYNFGRGIGALFPALVGYLSVRISLGAAIATFSLSAYLLMIVAVVFLPETKGKELKAWE, encoded by the coding sequence ATGCATCAGTCCAAGCCCTGGCTCCTCGACCTGGCTCCCCACGAGCGCTGCACGCTAATCGCCACCTTTGGCGGATGGGCGCTCGACGGCATGGACGTTATGGTGTACAGCTTCGCGATTCCGGCCCTGATTACGCTGTGGCATATCAGCAAAGGACGCGCCGGGATTCTGGCCGCCGCCACGCTCATCATCTCCGCCGTCGGCGGCTGGCTCGCCGGACTTCTGGCCGACCGCTACGGACGCGCCCGCGTGCTGCAGATCACCATTGCCTGGTTCGCGCTGTTCACCTTTCTCAGCGGCTTCACCAATTCGTTTTGGCAATTGCTGGTCACGCGCGGCCTGCAGGGCCTCGGATTTGGCGGCGAATGGGCGGTCGGATCGGTGTTGATGGGTGAGGCCATCCGCGCCCAGCATCGCGGCAAGGCCGTCGGCACTGTCCAAGGCGGATGGGCAGTCGGGTGGGGAATGGCGGCGATTTTCTATGCCGTGCTATTTTCCGCCCTGCCAGCGACACTGGCGTGGCGCGCCATGTTCTGGATCGGGATCCTTCCGGCGCTGCTGGTCTTTTACATCCGGCGCTACGTGCCGGAGCCCGAGGTCTATAGCCGCACCCGGGTGGAATTGGCCGCATCCGGCGATGCCAGCCGGTTTTTGGAAATTTTCTCGCCCTCGCTGCTGCGCGTCACCGTGCTGACCTCGTTGATGGCGACCGGCGCGCAGGGCGGGTACTACGCGATCACCACCTGGCTGCCCACCTACCTGAAGACGGCGCGCGGCCTGTCGGTGCTGAACACGGGCGCGTACCTGCTGGTGGTGATCGTGGGATCGTTTACCGGATACATGGTCAGCGCCTGGCTGACGGACCGGCTCGGCCGGCGGCGCACGCTCATCCTCTTCGCCGTGTGCTCGTTGGTGGCCGTCGCCGCCTACACCTATCTCCCGATCGGCAACCACGTCATGCTGGTGCTGGGATTTCCGCTGGGATTTTTTGCCTCGGGATCGTTTGGCCCCATGGGAGCGTTTCTGACCGAACTTTTCCCCAGCCGCGTGCGCGGCTCCGGCCAGGGTTTTTCCTACAATTTCGGACGCGGCATCGGCGCCCTGTTCCCCGCTCTCGTCGGCTACCTCAGTGTGCGCATCTCGCTGGGAGCTGCGATCGCAACGTTTTCCCTGTCCGCGTACCTGCTGATGATCGTAGCGGTGGTGTTCCTGCCGGAAACGAAAGGCAAAGAGCTGAAGGCGTGGGAATAG